A region of Rhodamnia argentea isolate NSW1041297 chromosome 9, ASM2092103v1, whole genome shotgun sequence DNA encodes the following proteins:
- the LOC115740839 gene encoding ubiquitin carboxyl-terminal hydrolase 9-like, translating into MTIPDTGFMMDNGASCLPVPPDEEKRIVEELTCKSEDNLKEGNVYYVVSNRWYSSWQKYVGQNNDQYLADEPSLDSQRLKVVSSEMAERPGPIDNSDIISDEHCEGDHLELRRMLEEGRDYVLVPQQVWGKLFGWYKGGPALPRKMISQGYHNKSYSVEVYLLCLKLIDSRDNSQSIIRISRKASTHDLYGKVCILRKVEMAKVNIWDYFDKQKTALLDRSNKTLEEENLQMDQDILLEVQVGVSQSRNGMDSTRNDLALVVLEPSRSSMTIAGGPTMSNGHSSGYNFYQRSGLSSSSSNTEDGYDVLNSANKGERGGLAGLQNLGNTCFMNSAIQCLVHTTPIVEYFLQDYTEDMNMENPLGMRGELALAFGELLRKLWSSGRTTIAPRAFKGKLARFAPQFSGYNQHDSQELLAFLLDGLHEDLNRVKKKPYIEAKDSDGRPDQEVADESWKYHMARNDSIIVDVCQGQYKSTLVCPVCGKISITFDPFMYLTLPLPSSVTRTMTVTMFFGDGSALPMPYTVTMPKHGCCKDLTQRLGAACCLRADECLLLAEVYEHRIYRYLDHSSDLSSIKDEDYIVAYRLPKVAAGRTKVEITHRWLERVVPDTLKSHESKLSGTPLVMYLAKDSLCGEDILGALGKVLSPLRRVYPPSKSSSEKESSFVSKDREESSSSSNGQSGPGNDEMEEDDSSSELPSFQISLVDDRGANHKPIRRDTVISGQTVKIMLDWTQRELELYDASYLTDLPEVHKSGFTVKKTRQEAISLFSCLDAFLKEEPLGPDDMWYCPGCKEHRQATKKLDLWKLPDILVVHLKRFSYSRYLKNKLDTFVNFPIHNLDLTKYVKSNDGQSHVYGLYAVSNHYGGLGGGHYTAYAKLIDENRWYHFDDSHVSPVSEADVRTSAAYLLFYQRVKTDSGVRVGETSRSHMRS; encoded by the exons ATGACGATTCCCGATACGGGTTTCATGATGGACAATGGGGCGAGTTGCTTACCGGTTCCTCCGGATGAAGAGAAGCGCATCGTTGAGGAGTTGACCTGCAAATCGGAGGACAATCTGAAAGAAGGCAACGTTTACTACGTCGTTTCTAATAG gTGGTATAGTAGTTGGCAGAAGTATGTTGGACAAAATAATGACCAGTACTTGGCAGATGAGCCTTCTTTGGATTCTCAGAGATTGAAAGTGGTTTCATCAGAGATGGCTGAGAGACCTGGGCCTATTGATAATTCTGACATAATTTCTGATGAGCATTGTGAGGGTGATCATTTAGAGCTTCGTAGAATGCTGGAAGAGGGGAGGGATTATGTTTTGGTTCCTCAACAAGTTTGGGGAAAGCTCTTTGGTTG GTATAAAGGAGGGCCTGCTTTACCTAGAAAGATGATTTCGCAAGGTTATCATAACAAGAGTTATAGTGTGGAGGTTTATTTGCTTTGTCTAAAGTTGATTGATTCGAGAGATAACAGCCAATCAATTATAAGAATAAGCAGAAAG GCTTCTACACATGACCTATATGGGAAGGTATGCATACTCAGAAAAGTGGAAATGGCAAAG GTTAATATTTGGGACTACTTTGATAAGCAGAAGACTGCATTGTTAGACCGCTCGAACAAGACCCTGGAGGAAGAAAATTTGCAGATGGACCAAGAT ATTCTCCTAGAGGTGCAAGTTGGAGTTTCTCAATCTCGAAATGGCATGGATTCAACCCGAAATGATTTGGCATTGGTAGTGCTTGAGCCTTCTAGGTCATCTATGACCATCGCAGGGGGGCCAACCATGTCGAATGGTCATTCATCAGGGTATAATTTTTATCAGAGAAGTGGATTGAGTTCATCAAGCTCTAATACAGAGGATGGGTATGATGTACTGAATTCTGCCAATAAAGGAGAAAGGGGAGGTTTAGCAGGTTTGCAGAATCTAGGAAACACATGCTTCATGAACAGTGCCATCCAATGTTTGGTCCATACTACCCCTATTGTTGAGTATTTCCTGCAAGACTACACTGAGGATATGAACATGGAAAATCCATTGGGAATGCGC GGTGAGCTTGCCCTTGCATTTGGTGAGTTGTTACGAAAATTGTGGTCATCAGGGAGGACTACAATTGCCCCACGTGCTTTCAAGGGAAAACTTGCTAGATTTGCTCCTCAATTTAGTGGTTACAACCAGCATGATTCTCAG GAACTTCTTGCATTCTTATTGGATGGGCTACATGAGGACTTGAATCGTGTGAAGAAAAAGCCTTATATTGAGGCAAAGGATTCGGATGGCCGCCCAGACCAAGAAGTTGCTGATGAATCGTGGAAGTATCATATGGCCAGGAACGATTCAATAATTGTTGATGTTTGCCAG GGTCAATATAAATCAACGTTGGTTTGCCCTGTATGTGGCAAGATCTCAATAACGTTTGACCCCTTTATGTACCTAACACTGCCACTACCTTCAAGTGTTACCCGGACAATGACAGTGACTATGTTTTTTGGTGATGGAAGTGCTCTGCCAATGCCATATACTGTTACCATGCCTAAACATGGTTGTTGTAAAGATCTTACCCAGAGATTGGGGGCTGCATGCTGCCTTAGGGCTGATGAATGTCTTCTGCTTGCTGAG GTCTATGAACACAGGATTTACCGATATTTGGACCACTCTTCAGATTTATCATCAATTAAGGATGAGGATTACATTGTGGCATATAGACTCCCTAAAGTAGCGGCAGGGAGAACAAAAGTAGAAATTACTCATCGCTGGCTGGAAAG GGTTGTGCCAGACACACTCAAGAGCCATGAGAGTAAGTTATCTGGAACACCTCTGGTTATGTATTTAGCAAAGGACTCGTTGTGCGGAGAGGATATACTTGGAGCTCTTGGCAAAGTGTTGTCACCTTTGAGAAGAGTATATCCTCCTTCTAAAAGTAGTTCTGAAAAGGAAAGTAGCTTTGTTTCCAAAGATAGAGAGGAATCGTCTAGTAGCAGCAATGGCCAGTCTGGGCCAGGGAACGACGAAATGGAAGAGGATGATTCATCAAGCGAGCTACCATCTTTCCAGATTTCTTTGGTCGATGATAGAGGTGCAAACCACAAACCCATACGTAGGGATACTGTAATATCTGGTCAAACTGTGAAGATTATGCTGGATTGGACTCAGAGGGAGCTTGAACTATATGATGCAAGCTACCTTACGGATCTACCTGAGGTTCACAAGAGCGGGTTCACAGTAAAGAAGACCCGGCAGGAAgctatttctctcttttcatgCTTAGATGCATTCTTGAAGGAAGAACCGCTTGGCCCTGATGACATGTG GTACTGCCCTGGTTGCAAAGAACATAGACAAGCTACTAAGAAGCTAGATTTGTGGAAGTTGCCAGACATTCTCGTGGTTCACTTGAAAAGATTCTCGTACAGCAGATACCTGAAAAATAAACTCGACACGTTTGTGAATTTTCCCATTCACAATCTTGATTTAACCAAATACGTGAAAAGCAATGATGGGCAATCACACGTGTACGGACTCTATGCAGTCAGCAACCATTACGGTGGATTAGGTGGTGGGCACTACACTGCATATGCCAAG CTGATCGATGAGAACAGATGGTACCacttcgacgatagccacgtttcTCCAGTTAGTGAAGCTGATGTAAGGACTTCAGCTGCTTATTTGTTGTTCTACCAGAGAGTAAAGACAGACTCGGGAGTCAGAGTGGGAGAGACATCGCGCAGTCATATGCGCTCTTGA
- the LOC115740885 gene encoding glucan endo-1,3-beta-glucosidase 11-like codes for MISSALPPSNLALHLSPSLLLLLVLLISGLASPSTMAAPIGVNYGQIANNLPPPDHAVALVKAVGATRVKLYDADPRVLCAFAGTGVEFTVGLGNEFLAQMKDPKGALSWVKTNVQSFLPATKITTIAVGNEVFTSNDTSLRDLLIPAMRNVHDALASLGLDKQVTVTTAHSLAILGTSYPPSTGKFRRDLVSRVSQVLDFHCQTGSSFLINAYPYFAFKANPKQVPLEFVLFQSSQGVTDPSTGLRYENMLFAQIDAVHSALAAVGYANMTVHVSETGWPSRGDDDEVGATPENAKKYNGNLMRIVKQKKGTPMKPNCDLNIYVFALFNENLKPGPMSERNYGLFKPDGTPSYMLGGSGGVSNATSSGGSGGGGSASDGSPAAPIGYLSVTSGASELQSVGAACLVSALFLIKLVF; via the exons ATGATTTCCTCCGCATTACCTCCGTCGAACCTCGCACTCCATCTCTCTCCttcccttctcctcctcctcgtcctcctcattTCCG GCCTCGCGTCCCCGTCTACAATGGCGGCTCCGATCGGCGTCAACTATGGCCAGATTGCCAACAACCTGCCGCCGCCGGACCACGCGGTGGCGCTGGTGAAGGCTGTCGGGGCGACCCGGGTCAAGCTCTACGACGCGGACCCCCGCGTCCTCTGCGCCTTCGCCGGCACCGGCGTCGAGTTCACGGTCGGCCTGGGCAACGAGTTCTTGGCCCAGATGAAGGACCCCAAGGGCGCTCTCTCCTGGGTCAAGACCAACGTCCAGTCCTTCCTCCCCGCCACCAAAATCACCACTATCGCCGTCGGCAATGAGGTCTTCACCTCCAACGACACTTCCCTCAG GGACCTTCTCATCCCGGCTATGCGGAACGTCCACGACGCCCTCGCGAGCCTCGGCCTCGACAAGCAGGTCACCGTGACGACGGCCCACTCGCTGGCCATCCTCGGCACCTCCTACCCGCCGTCGACGGGCaaattccggcgagatctcgtgAGCCGCGTCAGCCAGGTCCTGGACTTCCACTGCCAGACCGGGTCCTCGTTCCTGATCAACGCCTACCCGTACTTCGCCTTCAAGGCCAACCCAAAGCAGGTCCCCCTGGAGTTCGTCCTCTTCCAGTCGTCGCAGGGGGTCACCGATCCCTCCACGGGGCTCCGCTACGAGAACATGCTGTTCGCCCAGATCGACGCCGTCCACTCCGCGCTCGCGGCTGTCGGGTACGCCAACATGACGGTGCACGTATCGGAGACGGGGTGGCCATCAAGGGGCGACGACGACGAGGTCGGGGCGACGCCGGAGAACGCGAAGAAGTACAATGGGAATCTGATGAGGATCGTGAAGCAGAAGAAGGGGACGCCGATGAAGCCAAATTGTGACCTGAACATATACGTATTCGCGCTGTTCAATGAGAACTTGAAGCCCGGGCCGATGTCGGAGAGGAACTACGGGCTGTTCAAGCCGGACGGGACGCCGTCCTACATGCTTGGCGGCAGCGGCGGGGTGAGCAATGCGACGAGCTCTGGAGGGTCCGGTGGGGGCGGGAGCGCTTCTGACGGATCGCCGGCGGCACCGATTGGCTACCTCTCCGTTACCTCCGGCGCG AGTGAACTGCAATCAGTAGGTGCAGCCTGCCTCGTTTCGGCTCTGTTCCTGATCAAGCTCGTCTTTTGA